A window of the Brassica oleracea var. oleracea cultivar TO1000 chromosome C1, BOL, whole genome shotgun sequence genome harbors these coding sequences:
- the LOC106301518 gene encoding iron-sulfur assembly protein IscA, chloroplastic-like: protein MFGPPPPLLKWHLQWGLKPAISLTESTLKHLNKMRAERGEDLCLRIGVKQGGCSGMSYKMDFENRANARPDDSTIEYEGFAIVKFTWRMHSNQSCLWE, encoded by the exons ATGTTCGGTCCTCCTCCTCCTCTGCTCAAG TGGCATCTGCAGTGGGGGCTGAAGCCGGCGATATCCTTGACGGAGAGTACGCTTAAGCATCTGAATAAGATGAGAGCAGAACGTGGGGAAGATTTGTGCTTGAGGATTGGTGTGAAGCAGGGAGGTTGTTCGGGGATGTCTTACAAGATGGACTTTGAGAACAGAGCTAACGCAAGACCGGATGATTCCACCATTGAATATGAAGGCTTCGCTATTG TCAAGTTTACATGGCGAATGCACAGCAACCAAAGCTGTTTGTGGGAATGA
- the LOC106303108 gene encoding uncharacterized protein LOC106303108, whose product MKCPFFCRVCMFHFSSFDVFITHLKSRQHKKELLLSVVPLYYINNYPDNTCTLCEYPYYNDANRKLHLESDEHKEAAASVSHEKASLVVPLNTSQEKDGANRKITSEEPIFA is encoded by the exons ATGAAATGCCCTTTTTTTTGCCGAGTATGCATGTTTCATTTCTCGAGCTTTGATGTTTTCATCACCCATCTTAAGAGTAGACAACACAAAAAGGAG TTGCTTCTCAGTGTGGTTCCTTTGTACTACATTAACAATTATCCTGACAATACTTGCACACTTTGCGAGTATCCATATTACAACGATGCTAATAGGAAGCTCCACTTGGAAAGTGATGAACACAAA GAGGCCGCAGCAAGTGTCTCTCATGAGAAGGCTTCCCTTGTCGTTCCACTCAACACCAGTCAAGAAAAAGATGGCGCCAATAGGAAGATAACTTCAGAAGAGCCTATCTTCGCCTAG
- the LOC106339522 gene encoding uncharacterized protein LOC106339522, producing the protein MTAYWDTEAAVGKSRKASAARLSERNGLGIHKHNSGQKSYMQIEQELTVELGRPVSFGEVFIKAHTRKDGTYVDFKAEKVAEAYKKKKEEKLANLEKDNTEISEGLLLAIEEDNELFIQSTFCNDRGDLFGIGSLKKKLKRKPNDPISSYYFMHMQQKLEEAELKIKEQEARIAKAEADRALEQATNQAKMAEFSLMHKYMRSTDQKYLDFIASEASSPAPPDQ; encoded by the exons ATGACTGCTTATTGGGACACTGAGGCAGCAGTGGGAAAGAGCCGCAAGGCATCAGCAGCTCGTTTGTCTGAACGTAATGGTCTTGGTATTCACAAGCATAACTCAGGACAGAAGTCCTATATGCAAATCGAACAGGAGCTG ACAGTGGAGTTGGGAAGACCTGTGAGTTTTGGTGAAGTATTCATCAAGGCTCATACAAGAAAAGATGGAACCTATGTTGATTTCAAAGCAGAAAAAGTTGCTGAGGCTTACAAAAAGAAAAAGGAAGAGAAGTTGGCTAACCTTGAGAAGGATAACACTGAAATCTCAGAGGGGCTTTTGCTAGCAATAGAAGAGGACAACGAGCTGTTTATTCAG TCAACTTTCTGCAATGACAGAGGAGACCTTTTTGGTATTGGAAGCCTGAAGAAGAAGCTTAAGAGAAAACCAAATGACCCGATCAGCTCCTATTATTTCATGCACATGCAACAAAAGCTTGAAGAAGCTGAACTCAAGATAAAAGAACAAGAAGCCCGTATTGCCAAGGCTGAGGCAGACCGTGCACTGGAACAAGCTACTAACCAGGCTAAGATGGCTGAGTTCTCCCTTATGCACAAGTACATGCGTTCAACTGACCAAAAATACCTTGATTTCATTGCCTCTGAAGCATCATCTCCAGCTCCTCCTGATCAGTAA